One part of the Truepera radiovictrix DSM 17093 genome encodes these proteins:
- a CDS encoding protein kinase domain-containing protein — protein MSRFSVGELIDGRFEITGSLGHGGMAQVYRALDRHLEREVALKVLRPHLTEADSERFRREVMTLAKLAHPNIVSIFDLGRGEHIYFTMELVSGGAFTDLGPLTGDLEPLLDFLDAAIAVADALAYVHRLGMVHRDLTPRNILLTPSGQPKVMDFGLVQLAEASRQLTRTGLTLGTPQYMAPEQAQGGATGAHTDLYALGAVLYKTVTGEAPFEAENDLTLLYKHVYSDLVPPEALNPELPPSLARLIESLLAKRPEERPASGERVADALRTVRAEVARRSLTQRLGGPGQRGVLAEGPLHPVRLTRRWHLKLPEGPQWPAALTAADGFVLLGTRSEEVIVLHPTDGSVQGRFAADDEVNSAVVWCEEHLAYTSRAGALSLHRWPSGDLAWTDEGAGAVGLLPYAGELLLTTQSGLERRTLSGEVRWRYPSDEAATAPTAVAGGVFFTTRSGWLHCVDARDGSGRFKLHLGETVAQCAATPEVLLLPERSGDLHAFDLQRLEVRWSYDMEGPLWASPLLWGRLVYCASWAGVMRCLALETGDDLWEADLGARVTAAPVLASGVLYVATEAGELVALDARTGARLFSDQVAPSPIQASPLVLGETLLVAALDGTVRAYR, from the coding sequence GTGTCGCGCTTTTCCGTAGGCGAGCTTATCGACGGGCGTTTCGAGATTACCGGCAGCTTGGGGCACGGCGGCATGGCGCAGGTCTACCGCGCGCTCGACCGGCACCTCGAACGCGAAGTCGCCCTCAAGGTGCTGCGGCCGCACCTCACCGAAGCCGACAGCGAGCGCTTCCGCCGCGAGGTGATGACGCTCGCCAAGCTCGCGCACCCCAACATCGTCTCGATCTTCGACCTCGGGCGCGGCGAGCACATCTACTTCACCATGGAGCTCGTCTCCGGCGGCGCCTTTACCGACCTCGGCCCCCTAACGGGCGACCTCGAGCCGCTCCTTGACTTTTTAGACGCCGCCATCGCCGTCGCCGACGCGCTCGCTTACGTGCACCGCCTCGGCATGGTGCACCGCGACCTCACCCCGCGCAACATCCTGCTCACCCCCTCCGGCCAACCCAAGGTGATGGACTTCGGCCTCGTGCAGCTCGCCGAAGCGAGCCGGCAGCTCACCCGCACCGGCCTCACCCTGGGCACCCCGCAGTACATGGCGCCGGAGCAGGCCCAAGGGGGCGCGACGGGCGCGCACACCGACCTCTACGCGCTCGGCGCGGTGCTCTACAAAACGGTCACGGGGGAGGCGCCCTTCGAGGCGGAAAACGACCTCACGCTCCTCTACAAACACGTCTACAGCGACCTCGTGCCACCGGAGGCGCTCAACCCCGAGCTGCCGCCGAGCCTCGCTCGTCTCATCGAGAGCCTCCTCGCCAAACGCCCCGAGGAACGCCCCGCCTCGGGGGAGCGGGTCGCCGACGCCTTGCGCACCGTGCGCGCGGAGGTCGCCAGGCGCAGCCTCACGCAGCGCCTCGGGGGGCCGGGGCAGCGCGGGGTGCTCGCCGAGGGACCACTTCACCCCGTGCGCTTAACGCGCCGGTGGCACCTCAAACTCCCCGAGGGGCCACAGTGGCCCGCCGCGCTGACCGCCGCCGACGGCTTCGTGCTGCTCGGCACCCGCAGCGAAGAGGTCATCGTGCTGCACCCGACCGACGGCAGCGTGCAGGGGCGCTTTGCGGCCGACGACGAGGTCAACAGCGCGGTCGTCTGGTGCGAGGAGCACCTCGCCTACACCTCGCGCGCGGGCGCTCTCAGCCTCCACCGCTGGCCGAGCGGCGACCTGGCCTGGACGGACGAGGGCGCGGGCGCGGTGGGGCTGCTGCCCTACGCGGGGGAGCTCCTGCTCACCACCCAGAGCGGGCTCGAGCGCCGCACCCTGAGCGGCGAGGTGCGCTGGCGCTACCCCAGCGACGAAGCGGCGACCGCCCCGACGGCCGTCGCGGGGGGGGTCTTTTTCACCACCCGTTCGGGGTGGCTGCACTGCGTGGACGCCCGCGACGGGTCGGGGCGATTCAAGCTGCACCTGGGCGAGACGGTCGCGCAGTGCGCCGCGACCCCCGAGGTGCTGCTCTTGCCCGAGCGCTCGGGCGACCTGCATGCGTTTGACCTGCAGCGCCTCGAGGTGCGCTGGAGCTACGACATGGAGGGCCCCCTCTGGGCCTCCCCGCTCTTGTGGGGGCGCCTCGTGTACTGCGCCTCGTGGGCGGGGGTGATGCGCTGCTTGGCGCTCGAGACCGGCGACGACCTCTGGGAGGCCGACCTCGGCGCGCGCGTCACCGCCGCGCCGGTGCTCGCGAGCGGGGTGCTCTACGTCGCGACCGAGGCGGGCGAGCTCGTCGCCCTGGACGCGCGCACCGGCGCGCGCCTCTTTAGCGACCAGGTCGCGCCCAGCCCCATCCAGGCGAGCCCGCTGGTGCTCGGCGAAACGCTCCTCGTGGCCGCCCTCGACGGCACGGTGCGGGCTTACCGTTAG